The Desulfuromonas versatilis genome has a segment encoding these proteins:
- the atpF gene encoding F0F1 ATP synthase subunit B — translation MKKLTAILAAALLPALLAGAVFAAGGEGHHVDSGVLLKDFLYRCFNFAVAFGLLAFFVTKPIRKGMAMRREGIEKSLADARRAKEEAEAKFAEYDRKLDQASREIEEISAQLKREGEQEREKILANAQAMAEKIRQEAEKSAAREVAKARGELRDEAARLAIELAEDILKKNFTVEDHKRLVNEYMQKVGELH, via the coding sequence ATGAAGAAACTTACCGCCATTCTCGCCGCGGCACTGCTCCCTGCCCTGCTGGCCGGCGCTGTTTTCGCCGCTGGCGGCGAGGGGCACCACGTCGACAGCGGCGTTTTGCTGAAAGATTTCCTTTATCGCTGCTTCAACTTTGCCGTGGCCTTCGGCCTGCTGGCCTTTTTCGTCACCAAGCCGATCCGCAAGGGAATGGCCATGCGCCGCGAGGGGATCGAAAAGTCCCTGGCCGACGCCCGCCGCGCCAAGGAGGAGGCTGAGGCCAAGTTCGCCGAATATGATCGCAAGCTCGATCAGGCCTCGCGGGAAATCGAGGAGATTTCCGCTCAGCTCAAGCGCGAGGGCGAGCAGGAGCGGGAGAAGATCCTGGCCAACGCCCAGGCCATGGCCGAGAAGATCCGCCAGGAAGCGGAGAAATCCGCTGCCCGGGAAGTCGCCAAGGCTCGTGGCGAGCTGCGGGACGAGGCCGCACGGCTGGCCATTGAACTGGCCGAGGATATCCTGAAGAAGAACTTCACCGTCGAAGACCATAAACGCCTGGTGAATGAATACATGCAGAAGGTGGGAGAACTACATTGA
- the mnmE gene encoding tRNA uridine-5-carboxymethylaminomethyl(34) synthesis GTPase MnmE: protein MEPSDTIIAPATPIGEGGVGILRISGPRAEEVLKDIFVPCRPLNRFVSHRLYYGKIVTSQGQTLDEVLVAFMKGPRSYTREDVAEIHCHGGSVVLRQVLDLVLERGPRLAKPGEFTLRAFLNGRLDLAQAEAVIELIRSRSDSAASLALRQMEGTLSRFVHGLSERIADSLALVEAYVDFPEEDIELPVVDQLLADMGGVVQEVERLLDTFDSGRVLREGLSVLILGRPNVGKSSLLNALLGEARAIVTEIPGTTRDTIEEQLVLGGVPLRLVDTAGVRDTSDPVESEGVRRARAKAGTADLVLLVIDGSVAPNEEDLLAYRACSGRPTILVVNKADLGQVELAKPFCDLTRVGVSAQQSSGIQALQQAIVEKAGFGSRTETRESVVISDRRHREALLACRRCLAQFIEQGQGGASPEFLSLELQEALAALGQITGETTPDDILERIFERFCIGK, encoded by the coding sequence ATGGAACCATCAGATACCATCATTGCTCCAGCTACCCCCATTGGTGAGGGAGGGGTAGGGATTTTGCGGATATCCGGTCCTCGTGCGGAAGAGGTGCTGAAGGATATATTCGTTCCCTGCCGTCCCCTTAACCGCTTTGTATCCCACCGGCTCTACTACGGCAAAATAGTTACCAGCCAAGGGCAGACTCTGGATGAGGTACTGGTGGCCTTCATGAAGGGGCCCAGGTCCTATACCCGGGAGGACGTCGCCGAAATTCACTGTCACGGCGGTAGTGTTGTGTTGCGGCAGGTTCTTGATCTGGTTTTGGAGCGAGGCCCAAGATTGGCCAAACCGGGAGAGTTTACCCTGAGAGCCTTTCTTAATGGACGGCTTGATCTGGCCCAGGCCGAGGCAGTCATCGAACTGATCCGCTCCCGCTCCGATTCAGCCGCCTCTTTGGCCCTGCGGCAAATGGAAGGGACTCTTTCGCGGTTTGTTCATGGCCTCAGCGAGCGCATTGCAGATTCCCTGGCCCTGGTCGAGGCCTATGTTGATTTTCCCGAGGAGGATATCGAGCTTCCGGTAGTTGACCAGTTGCTTGCGGATATGGGGGGTGTGGTCCAGGAGGTTGAACGTCTGCTGGATACCTTCGACTCGGGGCGGGTCCTGCGCGAAGGGCTTTCTGTGCTGATTCTTGGGAGGCCCAACGTTGGCAAAAGCTCCCTGCTGAACGCCCTGCTTGGCGAAGCCAGGGCAATCGTTACCGAGATTCCCGGCACTACTCGCGATACCATCGAAGAGCAATTGGTGCTCGGGGGGGTTCCTTTGCGGCTCGTCGATACCGCCGGGGTCAGGGATACCTCCGACCCTGTGGAAAGCGAAGGGGTGCGTCGGGCGCGGGCCAAGGCGGGCACCGCCGACCTGGTGCTGCTGGTGATCGACGGCAGTGTCGCTCCAAACGAAGAGGATCTGCTGGCCTACCGGGCCTGCAGCGGAAGGCCCACGATCTTGGTCGTCAACAAGGCAGATCTCGGCCAGGTGGAACTGGCGAAACCTTTTTGCGACCTGACCAGGGTTGGGGTCTCCGCCCAGCAATCGAGCGGAATCCAAGCACTTCAGCAAGCCATTGTCGAAAAAGCCGGTTTTGGGAGCCGGACTGAGACCAGGGAATCCGTGGTAATTTCCGATCGGCGGCATCGTGAGGCCCTGCTAGCGTGTCGGCGGTGCCTCGCTCAATTTATCGAGCAGGGGCAAGGCGGAGCTTCCCCGGAATTTCTTTCCCTGGAGTTGCAGGAGGCTTTGGCCGCCTTGGGGCAGATCACCGGGGAAACCACCCCGGATGATATCCTCGAACGTATATTTGAGCGGTTCTGTATCGGCAAATAG
- a CDS encoding ParB/RepB/Spo0J family partition protein — MAKRPALGKGIGALLNSATQEGGRKYFLCPIEELRPHHNQPRKTFNDEKMAELVASVKEKGIIQPLVVRQTASHYQIIAGERRWRAAQKAGLREVPVVIQDVSEDWALEMALIENIQREDLNPIEEAEAYRNLMDGFDFSQEEVARRVGKDRSTVSNTLRLLRLPQQVREEVLVGRISMGHARALLSLEVDEDILEASQRVVEKQLSVRETEALVKKIKSFGAPKKSPAKKELDPELVHLAGEMKRALGTQVKIVPKAKGGKIEISFYSAQDLDRLLEVLGIS, encoded by the coding sequence ATGGCAAAAAGACCCGCGCTCGGCAAGGGCATTGGTGCTTTGCTGAACTCCGCGACCCAGGAAGGGGGACGCAAGTATTTCCTCTGCCCCATCGAGGAACTGCGACCCCACCACAATCAGCCCCGCAAAACCTTCAATGACGAGAAAATGGCCGAACTGGTCGCCTCGGTCAAGGAAAAGGGGATCATCCAGCCGCTGGTGGTGCGTCAGACCGCCAGCCACTACCAGATCATCGCCGGGGAACGCCGCTGGCGGGCCGCTCAGAAGGCGGGGCTGCGCGAAGTCCCCGTGGTGATCCAGGATGTTTCCGAAGACTGGGCCCTGGAGATGGCCCTGATCGAGAACATCCAGCGGGAAGACCTCAACCCCATCGAGGAGGCCGAAGCCTACCGCAATCTCATGGACGGGTTCGATTTCTCCCAGGAGGAAGTGGCCCGACGGGTCGGCAAGGACCGTTCCACCGTTTCCAATACCTTGCGTCTGTTGCGCCTGCCCCAGCAGGTGCGCGAGGAGGTGCTGGTGGGCCGCATCTCCATGGGCCATGCCCGGGCCCTGCTCTCCCTGGAGGTCGACGAGGACATCCTGGAGGCCAGCCAGCGGGTGGTGGAAAAACAGCTCTCGGTCCGTGAAACCGAGGCCCTGGTAAAGAAAATAAAGAGCTTCGGGGCACCGAAAAAATCCCCGGCCAAAAAGGAACTTGATCCCGAACTGGTGCATCTGGCCGGCGAAATGAAGCGGGCCCTCGGCACCCAGGTGAAAATCGTCCCCAAGGCCAAGGGGGGCAAGATCGAAATTTCCTTTTACTCCGCACAGGACCTGGACCGCTTGCTCGAGGTTCTGGGGATCTCCTGA
- a CDS encoding ParA family protein translates to MALTIAIANQKGGVGKTTTAVNLAASLAAAEKRTLLVDMDPQANACSGVGLDKASQEATVYHALLGQVSARDIRIRSNLDHLDILPANTDLIGAEIELVTAFAREVKLQGVLQDIAEDYDYIIIDCPPSLGLLTVNALTAADTVLIPLQCEFYAMEGLSQLMKTIRLIQKELNPRLSVKGILLTMFDVRNNLSHQVSEEIRNHFGGQVFRTVIPRNVRLSEAPSHGLPVLLYDIASRGATAYLELAKEIIDSGN, encoded by the coding sequence ATGGCTCTGACCATTGCCATAGCCAATCAAAAGGGCGGAGTTGGAAAAACCACCACCGCGGTCAATCTGGCGGCCTCGCTGGCCGCTGCCGAAAAGCGCACATTGCTGGTGGACATGGACCCCCAGGCCAATGCCTGCAGCGGCGTCGGGCTCGACAAGGCCTCCCAGGAGGCCACCGTCTATCATGCCCTGCTCGGCCAGGTTTCGGCACGCGACATCCGGATCCGCTCCAACCTGGATCATCTCGATATCCTTCCAGCCAATACCGACCTGATCGGCGCCGAAATCGAACTGGTCACCGCCTTTGCCCGCGAGGTCAAACTGCAGGGGGTGCTTCAGGATATAGCCGAGGATTACGACTACATCATCATCGACTGTCCCCCTTCCCTCGGCCTGTTGACCGTCAATGCCCTGACGGCGGCCGACACCGTATTGATCCCATTGCAATGTGAATTCTACGCGATGGAGGGGCTCAGCCAGCTGATGAAGACCATCCGGCTGATCCAGAAGGAACTCAACCCGCGCCTGAGCGTGAAGGGGATCCTGCTGACCATGTTCGATGTCCGCAACAACCTCTCCCATCAGGTCAGCGAAGAGATCCGCAATCATTTCGGGGGGCAGGTGTTCCGCACGGTCATCCCACGCAATGTTCGGCTCTCCGAGGCTCCGAGTCATGGGCTGCCGGTCCTTCTCTACGACATAGCCTCCCGGGGGGCTACCGCCTACCTGGAGTTGGCCAAGGAAATCATCGACTCAGGAAACTAG
- a CDS encoding ATP synthase F0 subunit B: MIEINWTILLQIANFLVLMAVLNMLLYRPLREVLNRRKQAVEGGHQSARDLEGQIKEKMARYEQQLQEAKAKGAAEKATLRQAAASEEAELVGKAQGQAAEKLEKIKQQVAGEAEQARTTLKIEARSLASDIACKILGRAL; this comes from the coding sequence GTGATTGAAATCAATTGGACTATTCTGCTGCAGATTGCCAATTTCCTGGTGCTCATGGCCGTCTTGAACATGCTCCTCTATCGGCCCTTGCGCGAGGTGCTCAACCGGCGCAAGCAGGCGGTCGAGGGCGGCCACCAATCGGCCCGGGATCTCGAGGGGCAGATCAAGGAAAAAATGGCGCGTTACGAGCAGCAACTGCAGGAAGCCAAGGCCAAGGGAGCCGCCGAGAAGGCGACCCTGCGCCAGGCGGCCGCCAGCGAGGAAGCCGAGTTGGTGGGGAAAGCTCAGGGCCAGGCTGCCGAAAAGCTCGAGAAGATCAAGCAGCAGGTAGCCGGCGAGGCCGAACAGGCCCGCACCACCCTGAAGATCGAGGCCCGTTCCCTGGCTTCGGACATCGCCTGCAAGATTCTCGGGAGGGCCCTGTGA
- the rsmG gene encoding 16S rRNA (guanine(527)-N(7))-methyltransferase RsmG — protein sequence MTRTELLAGQLTALGLEVEPQAQERLLQFLDELLRWNRRINLTAITDPEEGIEKHLVDSLTLLPLLQERERLLDLGSGGGFPGIPCLLARPGLQVTTVDAVQKKIHFQRHVARLLGTRGLQPLHCRAEDLPRVLGEDGRFDLVVSRAFTSLGGFLALGLPCLAQGGRLVAMKGAEGRQELDHAQPEIASLGLVCSELRELELPLSRARRTLLVFERA from the coding sequence ATGACGCGAACAGAACTTCTAGCCGGCCAGTTGACAGCTTTGGGCCTGGAGGTGGAGCCGCAGGCCCAGGAGCGGTTGCTGCAATTTCTCGACGAGCTGCTGCGCTGGAACCGGCGCATCAACCTGACGGCAATCACCGATCCCGAGGAGGGAATCGAAAAGCATCTGGTCGATTCGCTGACTCTGCTGCCGCTTTTGCAGGAGCGGGAGCGTCTGCTTGACCTTGGCTCGGGAGGAGGCTTTCCAGGAATTCCCTGTCTGCTGGCCCGGCCAGGATTGCAGGTCACCACCGTGGATGCGGTGCAGAAAAAAATCCACTTTCAGCGCCATGTGGCTCGACTGCTCGGAACCAGGGGGCTGCAACCCTTGCACTGTCGCGCGGAGGACCTCCCCAGGGTTTTGGGCGAAGACGGTCGGTTTGACCTGGTGGTGTCCCGGGCCTTCACCTCTTTGGGGGGATTTTTGGCCCTGGGGCTTCCCTGTCTGGCTCAGGGGGGGCGCCTGGTGGCCATGAAGGGGGCCGAGGGGCGCCAGGAGCTGGACCATGCGCAGCCCGAGATCGCCTCCCTGGGGCTGGTCTGCAGCGAACTGCGCGAGTTGGAGTTGCCGCTCTCGAGGGCCAGGCGCACCCTGCTGGTGTTCGAGCGGGCCTGA
- the atpA gene encoding F0F1 ATP synthase subunit alpha, whose product MEIKAEEISAIIKKQIENFGREVEVSETGTIISVGDGIARIHGLDKAMAGELLEFPGGIMGMVLNLEEDNVGAAILGEGAHIKEGDTVKRTEKIVQVPVGEALLGRVVNGIGIAIDGKGEIDSKDFRQVEIKAPGIVARKSVHEPMQTGLKAIDAMVPIGRGQRELIIGDRQTGKTAVAIDTIINQKGKDVVCIYVAIGQKRSTVAQVVDKLQQHGAMDYTIVVAATASDPAPLQFISPYTGVTMGEFFRDSGKHSLIIYDDLSKQAVAYRQLSLLLRRPPGREAYPGDVFYLHSRLLERAAKLNDTLGAGSLTALPIIETQAGDVSAYIPTNVISITDGQIFLETDLFYSGVRPAINVGLSVSRVGGSAQVKAMKQVAGTLRLALAQYREMAAFAQFGSDLDAATQRQLNRGARLVEILKQPQYKPMPVERQVLVIYAANNGYVDEYPVTAVQRYETELVSFLESRHGQLLNDLASKKAIDADLEGRIKSALEEFKGQFVV is encoded by the coding sequence ATGGAAATCAAAGCAGAAGAAATCAGCGCGATCATCAAGAAACAGATCGAAAACTTCGGTCGCGAGGTTGAAGTCAGCGAAACCGGCACCATCATCTCCGTCGGCGACGGTATTGCCCGTATTCACGGTCTGGACAAGGCCATGGCCGGCGAACTGCTGGAGTTCCCCGGCGGGATCATGGGCATGGTGCTCAACCTTGAAGAGGACAACGTCGGCGCCGCCATCCTCGGCGAGGGCGCACACATCAAGGAAGGCGACACCGTCAAGCGCACCGAGAAGATCGTCCAGGTCCCCGTCGGCGAGGCGCTTCTTGGCCGCGTCGTCAACGGCATCGGCATCGCCATCGACGGCAAGGGCGAGATCGACTCCAAGGACTTCCGCCAGGTCGAGATCAAGGCCCCCGGCATCGTTGCCCGTAAGTCGGTTCACGAGCCGATGCAGACCGGCCTCAAGGCCATCGACGCCATGGTTCCCATCGGCCGCGGCCAGCGCGAGCTGATCATCGGCGACCGCCAGACCGGCAAGACCGCGGTGGCCATCGACACCATCATCAACCAGAAGGGCAAGGACGTCGTCTGCATCTACGTCGCCATCGGCCAGAAGCGCTCCACCGTGGCCCAGGTGGTCGACAAGCTGCAGCAGCACGGCGCCATGGATTACACCATCGTAGTTGCCGCCACCGCCTCCGACCCTGCCCCGCTGCAGTTCATCTCCCCCTACACCGGGGTTACCATGGGCGAGTTCTTCCGCGACAGCGGCAAGCACTCCCTGATCATCTACGATGACCTCTCCAAGCAGGCCGTGGCCTACCGCCAGCTCTCGCTGCTGCTGCGCCGTCCGCCGGGGCGCGAGGCCTACCCCGGGGACGTTTTCTACCTGCACAGCCGCCTGCTGGAGCGCGCCGCGAAGCTCAACGACACCCTCGGCGCCGGCAGCCTCACCGCCCTGCCGATCATCGAAACCCAGGCAGGCGACGTTTCGGCCTACATCCCGACCAACGTCATCTCCATCACCGACGGCCAGATCTTCCTCGAGACCGACCTGTTCTACTCGGGCGTGCGCCCGGCCATCAACGTCGGCCTTTCGGTCTCCCGCGTCGGCGGCAGCGCCCAGGTCAAGGCGATGAAACAGGTCGCCGGCACCCTGCGTCTGGCCCTCGCCCAGTACCGCGAGATGGCGGCCTTCGCCCAGTTCGGTTCCGACCTCGACGCGGCGACCCAGCGCCAGCTCAACCGCGGCGCCCGCCTGGTGGAGATCCTCAAGCAGCCCCAGTACAAGCCGATGCCGGTCGAGCGCCAGGTCCTGGTCATCTATGCGGCCAACAACGGCTACGTCGACGAGTACCCGGTCACCGCGGTCCAGCGCTACGAGACCGAGCTGGTCTCCTTCCTGGAGAGCCGCCACGGCCAACTGCTCAACGACCTGGCCAGCAAGAAGGCCATCGACGCTGACCTTGAAGGGCGCATCAAGAGCGCGCTGGAAGAGTTCAAGGGCCAGTTTGTCGTCTAA
- the atpG gene encoding ATP synthase F1 subunit gamma yields the protein MPSLKDIKKRIGSVKNTSQITKAMKMVSAAKLRRAQDAVVAARPYADKMHDVLSSLALREEAESHPLLHHRGKGRALVVLLTADRGLCGGFNGNIAKAAERFIRQNQDGYEAYDLLIIGRKGKELLKSRKNLNIVKVYENITGSISYSTAALLGQEVVESYQDEKYDAVFLMYNAFRSAISQVATTEKLLPIVPRQVEEGAHVAQYLYEPTKGEVLAQILPKHVEVQIFRALLESVASEHGARMSAMDSASKNAKEMIGKLTLQYNRARQAAITKELMEIISGAESIKK from the coding sequence ATGCCAAGTCTGAAGGATATCAAAAAGCGGATCGGTTCGGTCAAGAACACCAGCCAGATCACCAAGGCCATGAAAATGGTCTCCGCGGCCAAGTTGCGCCGGGCCCAGGATGCGGTGGTGGCCGCTCGCCCCTATGCTGACAAAATGCACGATGTGCTCTCCAGCCTAGCTTTGCGCGAGGAGGCCGAATCCCATCCCCTGCTCCACCACCGGGGCAAGGGGCGCGCCCTGGTGGTTCTGCTGACTGCCGACCGCGGCCTGTGCGGGGGCTTCAACGGCAACATCGCCAAGGCTGCCGAACGCTTCATCCGGCAGAACCAGGACGGCTACGAGGCTTACGACCTGCTGATCATCGGGCGCAAGGGCAAGGAGCTGCTGAAAAGCCGCAAGAACCTCAACATCGTCAAGGTCTACGAGAACATCACCGGCTCGATCAGCTACAGCACCGCAGCGCTGCTCGGGCAAGAGGTGGTGGAAAGTTACCAGGACGAGAAGTACGATGCGGTTTTCCTGATGTACAATGCCTTCCGCAGCGCCATCTCCCAGGTCGCCACCACGGAGAAGCTGCTTCCGATCGTTCCCCGGCAGGTCGAGGAGGGGGCCCACGTCGCCCAATATCTCTACGAGCCGACCAAGGGCGAAGTGCTCGCCCAGATTCTTCCGAAGCACGTCGAGGTGCAGATTTTCCGCGCGCTTCTCGAGTCCGTAGCGTCCGAGCACGGGGCCCGCATGAGCGCCATGGACAGCGCCAGCAAAAATGCCAAGGAAATGATCGGCAAGCTGACGCTGCAATACAACCGTGCGCGGCAGGCCGCGATTACCAAGGAGCTCATGGAGATTATTTCCGGGGCCGAATCGATTAAGAAATAA
- a CDS encoding bactofilin family protein, which yields MRKETPLEKSEIKAFLGPGSQFEGKLIFDEIVRIDGNFRGEVTSRDTLIVGQTADVQAEVNVGTLILSGRFKGNVKATAKVELRSPAQVDGSIDTPVLVVEEGVILNSNLTMKKEKAPEEKAPAKK from the coding sequence ATGAGAAAAGAGACGCCCCTTGAGAAAAGTGAAATCAAGGCTTTTCTCGGCCCCGGCAGCCAGTTCGAAGGGAAGTTGATCTTTGACGAAATCGTGCGCATCGATGGCAATTTCCGCGGAGAGGTTACCTCCCGCGATACCCTGATCGTGGGTCAGACCGCCGATGTGCAGGCCGAGGTCAACGTCGGAACGCTGATTCTCAGCGGACGGTTCAAGGGCAACGTCAAGGCGACGGCCAAGGTTGAACTGCGCTCGCCGGCCCAGGTGGACGGCAGCATAGACACCCCGGTGCTGGTGGTGGAAGAAGGGGTGATCCTGAACAGCAACCTGACCATGAAAAAGGAAAAGGCCCCCGAGGAAAAAGCCCCCGCCAAGAAGTAA
- the mnmG gene encoding tRNA uridine-5-carboxymethylaminomethyl(34) synthesis enzyme MnmG codes for MADYGKAYQVIVVGAGHAGCEAALAAARLGCRTLLLNLSLDAVAQMSCNPAIGGLAKGHLVKEIDALGGEMALNIDATGIQFRILNTKKGPAVRASRAQADRQRYAARMKRVVEEQGNLDLKQGAVSALLLEGHRVAGVKTREGLCFRGEAVVLTTGTFMRGLIHVGLNNYPGGRAGEPPSEGLSDHLRSMGLRVGRLKTGTPARLDRRSIDFGRLTPQYGDDPPRPFSFLSTSIRGPQVPCHITYTTAATHEVIRSGLDRSPLYSGVIEGVGPRYCPSIEDKVVRFPDKEQHQLFLEPEGLGSAEVYPNGVSTSLPPDVQLAFLRTIPGLEQVEIMRPGYAIEYDFVDPIQLEPSLQTKAVAGLFHAGQINGTSGYEEAAAQGLVAGINAARQVQGTAPLVLGRDQGYIGVLIDDLVNLGAVEPYRMFTSRAEYRLLLREDNADQRLTPIGRDLGLVDDQRWKAFVEKAEQIERGRARLEQVRVAPGARETLTALGIEELKNGASLADLLRRPDIHLQDLLGLDGELAELDPLALEQLEISTKYQGYIQRQQDQVERFRRAENIAIPSGFDYAGVSGLSAEVREKLARVRPLTLGQASRIPGVTPAAIAILSVLLRRT; via the coding sequence ATGGCGGATTACGGCAAGGCATATCAGGTTATCGTGGTCGGCGCCGGGCATGCCGGGTGTGAGGCGGCCCTGGCTGCGGCGCGCTTGGGATGCAGGACTTTGCTGCTGAACCTGAGCCTGGACGCGGTGGCTCAGATGTCCTGCAATCCGGCCATCGGGGGCCTGGCTAAGGGTCATCTGGTTAAGGAGATCGATGCCCTTGGTGGCGAGATGGCGCTCAATATCGATGCGACGGGGATCCAGTTCCGTATTCTGAATACCAAGAAAGGACCAGCGGTTCGAGCATCCCGGGCACAGGCTGATCGTCAGCGCTACGCTGCGCGAATGAAGCGGGTGGTGGAAGAACAGGGGAATCTGGATCTTAAGCAGGGGGCTGTGTCCGCCCTGTTGCTCGAAGGACACCGGGTCGCCGGAGTGAAGACCCGGGAGGGACTCTGCTTTCGCGGGGAGGCGGTGGTCTTGACCACCGGTACCTTCATGCGGGGTCTGATCCATGTCGGCCTGAACAATTATCCCGGAGGCCGGGCAGGCGAGCCCCCCTCCGAAGGGTTGTCGGACCATCTGCGATCCATGGGGTTGCGGGTGGGGCGGCTCAAGACCGGAACCCCTGCGCGGTTGGATCGGCGCTCGATCGATTTCGGCAGGTTGACACCCCAGTATGGTGACGATCCTCCCCGCCCTTTCTCTTTTTTGTCGACCTCGATCAGGGGACCCCAGGTTCCTTGCCATATAACCTATACAACGGCGGCTACTCACGAGGTCATTCGCTCGGGCCTGGACCGTTCTCCCCTCTACAGCGGTGTCATCGAGGGGGTCGGGCCCCGCTACTGCCCCTCCATTGAAGACAAGGTGGTGCGCTTCCCCGATAAGGAGCAGCATCAGTTGTTTCTCGAGCCCGAAGGGCTGGGGAGCGCCGAGGTCTACCCCAACGGGGTCTCCACCTCGCTCCCCCCGGATGTGCAACTGGCCTTTCTCAGGACCATCCCCGGCCTGGAGCAGGTGGAAATCATGCGGCCCGGCTACGCGATCGAATATGATTTCGTCGATCCGATCCAGCTGGAACCCTCCCTGCAGACCAAGGCGGTCGCCGGGTTGTTCCATGCGGGGCAGATCAACGGGACCTCGGGTTACGAGGAGGCCGCCGCCCAGGGACTGGTGGCAGGTATCAATGCGGCCCGCCAGGTCCAGGGAACCGCGCCGCTGGTTCTCGGGCGTGACCAGGGCTACATCGGGGTGCTGATCGATGATCTGGTCAACCTGGGTGCCGTGGAGCCCTACCGCATGTTTACCTCCAGGGCGGAGTACCGCCTGCTGCTGCGTGAGGATAACGCCGACCAGCGCCTGACCCCCATCGGCAGAGATCTGGGCCTGGTCGACGATCAGCGCTGGAAGGCCTTCGTGGAGAAGGCCGAGCAGATCGAACGAGGCCGGGCGCGCCTGGAGCAGGTGCGGGTCGCGCCGGGGGCTCGGGAAACCTTGACGGCACTGGGGATCGAGGAGCTGAAAAACGGTGCGTCTCTGGCGGATCTGTTGCGCCGGCCGGATATCCATCTGCAGGATCTGCTCGGCCTCGACGGAGAGTTGGCGGAGCTCGACCCCCTGGCCCTGGAGCAATTGGAGATCTCCACCAAATACCAGGGCTACATCCAGCGCCAGCAGGACCAGGTGGAGCGGTTTCGCCGGGCGGAGAACATCGCCATCCCCTCCGGTTTCGACTATGCCGGAGTGTCGGGACTTTCGGCTGAAGTGCGGGAGAAACTCGCCCGGGTGCGTCCCCTGACCCTCGGCCAGGCCTCGCGGATTCCCGGGGTCACGCCGGCGGCAATCGCCATTCTCTCGGTTTTACTGCGCAGGACTTAG
- the atpH gene encoding ATP synthase F1 subunit delta has protein sequence MSISAISRRYAKALVDLGAEQKMVGRYAEELATVGSLLEREELLRLILESPSFPQEKKSTILADVIASMKLSAGMAKFLGLLLAKDRLRYLPQIQGNYRAFADELSGVLRARLSSASELAPEQRQAIQKDLEKQTGKKVELTVDIDPALIGGLKAEFGGKVFDGSIRTQLKRIEDTLKKG, from the coding sequence TTGAGTATCAGCGCTATATCCAGACGGTATGCCAAGGCCCTGGTAGACCTGGGGGCCGAGCAGAAGATGGTGGGGCGGTACGCCGAGGAACTGGCCACGGTCGGTTCGCTGCTCGAGCGCGAGGAGTTGCTCCGCCTCATCCTGGAGAGCCCTTCTTTTCCCCAGGAAAAGAAGTCGACCATCCTGGCTGACGTGATCGCCTCGATGAAGCTCTCCGCGGGAATGGCCAAGTTCCTGGGGCTGCTTCTGGCCAAGGACCGCCTCCGGTATCTGCCGCAGATCCAGGGCAACTACCGGGCCTTTGCCGACGAGCTCTCCGGAGTCCTGCGGGCACGCCTCTCCAGTGCCTCGGAGCTGGCTCCCGAACAGCGTCAGGCCATTCAGAAAGACCTCGAAAAGCAGACCGGGAAAAAGGTCGAGCTCACCGTCGATATCGACCCGGCCCTGATCGGTGGTTTGAAGGCCGAATTCGGCGGCAAGGTCTTCGACGGCAGCATCCGGACTCAGCTGAAACGCATTGAAGATACCTTAAAGAAGGGGTGA